The Zalophus californianus isolate mZalCal1 chromosome 8, mZalCal1.pri.v2, whole genome shotgun sequence genome has a segment encoding these proteins:
- the FAM136A gene encoding protein FAM136A isoform X2, producing MGLMFRCSASCCEDSQASMQQVHQCIERCHAPLAQAQALVTSELEKFQDRLARCTMHCNDKAKDSIDAGSKELQVKRQLESCVTKCVDDHMHLIPTMTKKMKESLLSIGK from the exons ATG ggcctcaTGTTCCGGTGCAGTGCCAGCTGCTGTGAGGACAGCCAGGCCTCCATGCAGCAGGTGCATCAGTGCATTGAACGCTGCCACGCGCCTCTGGCTCAAGCTCAGGCCTTGGTGACCAGTGAGTTGGAGAAGTTCCAG GACCGCCTGGCCCGATGCACCATGCATTGCAATGACAAAGCCAAAGATTCAATAGATGCGGGAAGTAAAGAGCTTCAGGTGAAACGGCAGCTCGAGAGTTGTGTGACCAAGTGTGTGGATGACCACATGCACCTCATCCCGACCATGACCAAGAAGATGAAGGAGTCTCTCTTGTCCATTGGGAAATAG
- the PCYOX1 gene encoding prenylcysteine oxidase 1: protein MGLTAGELVSLFLGLWLLLCSWGCPGSAELRAPPDKIAIIGAGIGGTSAAYYLRQKFGKDVKIDLFERGEVGGRLATMTVRGQEYEAGGSVIHPLNLHMKRFVKDLGLFTIQSSGGLMGVYNGETLVFEESSWFIINMIKLIWHYGFQSLRMHMWVEDILDKFMRIYRYQSHDYAFSSVEKLLHSLGGDEFLGMLNRTLLETLQKAGFSEKFLSEIVAPVMRVNYGQSMNVNGFVGAVSLSSADSGLWAVEGGNKLVCSGLLQASKSNLVSGSVMYIEEKTRTKHTGNPTKMYEVIYQIGSETRSDFYDIVLVATPLNRKMSNITFLNFDPPIEEFHQYYQHIVTTLIKGQLNSTLFSSRALDKFDLSTILTTDNSDLFINSIGIVSSVTESDNPQPLTDRGYVWKIFSQEILTKEQILKLFLSYDYAVKQPWLAYPHYKPPEKCPSIILHDRLYYLNGIECAASAMEMSAIAAHNAALLAYHRWNGHTDMIDQEDLYEKLKTEL, encoded by the exons ATGGGGCTCACGGCTGGGGAGCTCGTCTCGTTGTTTCTGGGGCTGTGGCTGCTGCTGTGCAGCTGGGGGTGCCCCGGGAGCGCCGAGCTGCGGGCCCCGCCAGATAAGATCG CAATTATTGGAGCTGGAATTGGTGGCACTTCAGCAGCCTATTATCTGCGGCAGAAATTTGGGAAAGATGTGAAGATTGACCTGTTTGAAAGAGGAGAGGTGGGAGGCCGCCTGGCCACAATGACTGTCCGAGGGCAAGAATATGAGGCAGGAGGTTCTGTCATCCATCCTTTAAATCTGCACATGAAGCGTTTTGTCAAGGACCTGG GTCTCTTTACTATTCAGAGCTCTGGTGGCCTAATGGGGGTGTATAACGGAGAGACTCTGGTGTTTGAGGAGAGCAGCTGGTTTATAATTAACATGATTAAACTAATTTGGCACTATGGATTTCAGTCCCTCCGAATGCACATGTGGGTAGAGGACATATTGGACAAGTTTATGAG GATCTACCGTTACCAGTCTCACGACTACGCCTTCAGCAGTGTAGAAAAGTTACTACATTCTCTAGGAGGGGACGAATTCCTTGGAATGCTTAACCGAACACTACTTGAAACCTTGCAGAAAGCAGGCTTCTCTGAGAAATTCCTCAGTGAAATTGTTGCACCTGTCATGAGGGTCAATTATGGCCAAAGCATGAACGTCAATGGCTTTGTGG GGGCAGTATCATTGTCCTCTGCTGATTCTGGCCTTTGGGCAGTAGAAGGTGGCAATAAACTTGTTTGCTCAGGGCTCCTTCAGGCATCCAAAAGCAACCTTGTATCTGGCTCAGTAATGTACATAGAGGAGAAAACAAGGACCAAGCATACAG GAAATCCCACAAAGATGTATGAAGTGATCTACCAAATTGGATCTGAGACCCGTTCAGACTTCTATGACATCGTCTTGGTGGCCACTCCATTGAATCGAAAAATGTCCAATATAACTTTCCTCAACTTTGATCCTCCAATTGAGGAATTCCATCAGTACTACCAACATATAGTGACAACTTTAATTAAGGGGCAGTTGAATTCAACTCTTTTTAGCTCTAGAGCCTTAGACAAATTCGATCTCAGTACAATCTTAACTACTGATAATTCAGATTTGTTCATTAACAGCATTGGGATTGTGTCCTCTGTAACAGAGAGTGATAATCCTCAACCATTAACAGATAGGGGATATGTTTGGAAGATCTTTTCCCAAGAAATTCTCactaaagaacaaatattaaagcTCTTTTTGTCCTATGATTATGCTGTGAAGCAGCCATGGCTTGCATATCCTCATTATAAGCCTCCAGAGAAATGCCCCTCCATCATACTCCACGATAGACTTTACTACCTCAACGGCATAGAGTGTGCAGCAAGTGCCATGGAAATGAGTGCCATTGCTGCCCACAATGCTGCTCTTCTTGCTTATCACCGCTGGAATGGGCACACAGACATGATTGACCAAGAGGACTTATATGAGAAGCTTAAAACTGAACTATGA
- the SNRPG gene encoding small nuclear ribonucleoprotein G — protein sequence MSKAHPPELKKFMDKKLSLKLNGGRHVQGILRGFDPFMNLVIDECVEMATSGQQNNIGMVVIRGNSIIMLEALERV from the exons ATGAGCAAAGCTCACCCTCCCGAGTTGAAAAA ATTTATGGACAAGAAATTGTCAT TGAAATTAAATGGTGGCAGACATGTCCAAGGAATATTACGGGGGTTCGATCCGTTTATGAATCTTGTGATAGATGAATGTGTGGAGATGGCAACTAGTGGGCAACAGAACAATATTGGAATGGTG gtaATACGAGGAAATAGTATCATCATGTTAGAAGCGTTGGAGCGAGTATAA
- the FAM136A gene encoding protein FAM136A isoform X1: MAEMQQLRVQEAVDSMVKSLERENIRKMQGLMFRCSASCCEDSQASMQQVHQCIERCHAPLAQAQALVTSELEKFQDRLARCTMHCNDKAKDSIDAGSKELQVKRQLESCVTKCVDDHMHLIPTMTKKMKESLLSIGK; this comes from the exons ATGGCGGAGATGCAGCAGCTGCGGGTACAGGAGGCGGTGGACTCCATGGTGAAGAgcctggagagagagaacatcagGAAGATGCAG ggcctcaTGTTCCGGTGCAGTGCCAGCTGCTGTGAGGACAGCCAGGCCTCCATGCAGCAGGTGCATCAGTGCATTGAACGCTGCCACGCGCCTCTGGCTCAAGCTCAGGCCTTGGTGACCAGTGAGTTGGAGAAGTTCCAG GACCGCCTGGCCCGATGCACCATGCATTGCAATGACAAAGCCAAAGATTCAATAGATGCGGGAAGTAAAGAGCTTCAGGTGAAACGGCAGCTCGAGAGTTGTGTGACCAAGTGTGTGGATGACCACATGCACCTCATCCCGACCATGACCAAGAAGATGAAGGAGTCTCTCTTGTCCATTGGGAAATAG